The region GTAGGTGGGCAGCTTCTCCTGCCAGCCCGCGGGCAGTTCGCGCTTGCTCAGGCGGTCCAGCAGCGCCTTGCGCTCCGGGTTGGCCTGCGCCCACGCCTCGAACTCGACCTGCCACTTCTCGTGGGCGGCCTTGCCGCGCTCGGCGACCTTGCGGGCGTGCTCGAGCACCTCGGGGGCGACCTCGAAGGACTGCTCCGGGTCGAAGCCCAGCGCCTGCTTGACCCCGGCGACCTCCTCGGCACCGAGCGCGGCGCCGTGGGCCTTGCCGGTGTTCATCTTGGTCGGCGCCGGGTAGCCGATCACCGTGCGCAGCACGATCAGCGTCGGGCGGCTGGTCTCGGCCTTGGCGGTCTCGATCGCCTCGAGCAGACCGGTCACGTCCTCGCCGCCGTGCACGGTCAGGACCTGCCAGCCGTAGGCCTCGTAGCGCTTGGCGGTGTCCTCCGACAGCGCGATGCGGGTGTCGTCCTCGATGGAGATCTCGTTGGCGTCGTAGATCACCGTGAGGTTGCCGAGCTGCTGGGTGCCCGCCAGCGACGACGCCTCGGAGGTCACGCCCTCCTCGATGTCGCCGTCGGAGGCGATGACGTAGATGTGGTGGTCGAAGACGCTCTCACCCGCAGCGGCTTCGGGGTCGAAGAGCCCGCGCTCGCGGCGGGAGGCCATCGCCATGCCGACCGCGGTCGCCAGGCCCTGGCCGAGCGGGCCGGTGGTGGTCTCCACGCCCGTGGTGTGGCCGTACTCGGGGTGGCCCGGGGTCTTCGAGTCCCACTTGCGCAGCGCCTTGAGGTCGTCCAGCTCCAGGCCGTAGCCGGAGAGGAAGAGCTGCACGTACAGGGTGAGGCTCGAGTGCCCGGCGGAGAGCACGAACCGGTCGCGGCCGATCCACTCGGCGTCGCTGGGGTCGTGCCTCATGACGCGCTGGAACAGCGCGTAGGCGGCGGGGGCCAGGCTCATCGCGGTGCCTGGGTGCCCGCTCCCGCAGTTCTCGACCGCGTCGGCGGCCAGCACCCGGGCCGTGTCCACGGCGCGCTGGTCCAACTCGGTCCAGTCTTCGGGGAGTCGCTTGGTGGTCAAGCGGGCAAGATCGTCGGTGACGGACACGGACGCAGCTCCAGTTTCCCTCGGCGCGGCGAATGCGGTCGCTTGACTTGACCGATCCGAACCGCTGTTATCCCTCGTCCGACGGGCAGCCTAGTCATGTCCGATCAGGGACCTGGCGACCCGTCTGGATTGATGTCGTCTCCCGCGTCGCCGAACGTGCAGCGCAGCTCGCCCCTGCTCGCGCCCCGAACGCGGACGCGGCCGTGCGGACCCGCCGTGCGGGGAACCCGGCCGCCGTCCGTGCCGCGCCCCGCACCTGGTGCCGGCAGCGGGAACGGCGTCGAGAATACCCAGCGAGCAGCCGTGACCGGTGCCACCGGTTCTCGCGCCGGTGGCAGGGTAGCCACCGCGTGCCACCCGATCGAGGCGCGCTCAGGTAGCGCGCCTACTATTCATTGGGTCCGCGCCGCAGGTGCCCACTGCGCCCCCGCTCCGGCGCGAACCTCCGCCGAAGTGACCAAGGAGTTCCATGCCGTCGGTGAGCGCAGCGTCGTGACCACCGCCGTCGACGCCCCCCAGGCCCGGCACGCCCGGCGCCCCGCCGAGCTGCTGAAGGCCTACGCCGGGCTGATCAAGCCGCGCGTCATCGAGCTGCTGCTGGTGACCACGATCCCGGCCATGCTGCTGGCGGCGCGCGGCATCCCGTCGCCGTGGCTGGTGATCGCCACGCTGGTCGGCGGCACGATGGCCGCGGGCAGCGCCAACGCGCTCAACTGCGTCGCCGACGCCGACATCGACCAGGTGATGAAGCGCACGCGCGCCCGGCCGCTGGTGCGCCACACCGTGTCGAACCGGCACGCGCTGGTCTTCGGCATCGCGCTCGGCGCGGGCTCCTTCGGCTGGCTGTGGGCGACCACGAACCTGCTGTCGGCGGTGCTGGCGGTCGCCACGATCCTGTTCTACGTCTTCGTCTACACGCTGGTGCTCAAGCGCCGCACGGCCCAGAACATCGTCTGGGGCGGGGCCGCGGGCTGCATGCCGGTGGTCATCGGCTGGGCCGGGGTGACCGGGCGGGTGGACTGGCCCGCGCTGGTGATGTTCGGGATCATCTTCTTCTGGACGCCGCCGCACACCTGGTCGCTGGCGATGAAGTACCGCGACGACTACGAGCGCGCCGGGGTGCCGATGCTGCCGGTGGTCGCCCGCCCGACCTACGTCTCCCGCCAGATCGTGGTGTTCACCTGGCTGATGGTGCTGTGGACGCTGCTGCTGGCCCCGGCGACCGGCTGGCTCTA is a window of Saccharopolyspora erythraea NRRL 2338 DNA encoding:
- the tkt gene encoding transketolase gives rise to the protein MSVTDDLARLTTKRLPEDWTELDQRAVDTARVLAADAVENCGSGHPGTAMSLAPAAYALFQRVMRHDPSDAEWIGRDRFVLSAGHSSLTLYVQLFLSGYGLELDDLKALRKWDSKTPGHPEYGHTTGVETTTGPLGQGLATAVGMAMASRRERGLFDPEAAAGESVFDHHIYVIASDGDIEEGVTSEASSLAGTQQLGNLTVIYDANEISIEDDTRIALSEDTAKRYEAYGWQVLTVHGGEDVTGLLEAIETAKAETSRPTLIVLRTVIGYPAPTKMNTGKAHGAALGAEEVAGVKQALGFDPEQSFEVAPEVLEHARKVAERGKAAHEKWQVEFEAWAQANPERKALLDRLSKRELPAGWQEKLPTYEVGGKAVATRKASGEVLAALADVLPELWGGSADLAESNNTTMKGVESFGPAEISTGTWTAQPYGRTLHFGIREHAMGSILNGIALHGGTRPYGGTFLIFSDYMRPAVRLAALMKTPVVYVWTHDSIGLGEDGPTHQPIEQLASLRAIPGLSVVRPADANETAAAWKAILEDTSGPAGLALTRQGVPTLEGTDAEGVARGGYVLAEAGSGEPDLVIIATGSEVELAVAARKTLEADGVATRVVSMPCVEWFDAQDEAYREQVLPRGVRARVVVEAGIAQPWYRFAKDSGEIVSIEHFGASADYKTLFKEFGFTADAVVAAARRSLDNARANA
- a CDS encoding heme o synthase, with protein sequence MTKEFHAVGERSVVTTAVDAPQARHARRPAELLKAYAGLIKPRVIELLLVTTIPAMLLAARGIPSPWLVIATLVGGTMAAGSANALNCVADADIDQVMKRTRARPLVRHTVSNRHALVFGIALGAGSFGWLWATTNLLSAVLAVATILFYVFVYTLVLKRRTAQNIVWGGAAGCMPVVIGWAGVTGRVDWPALVMFGIIFFWTPPHTWSLAMKYRDDYERAGVPMLPVVARPTYVSRQIVVFTWLMVLWTLLLAPATGWLYTAFAIAAGAWFLVLAHRLHAQTRRGEPTKPLKLFHLSNTYLMIVCVALAVDSALSLPVLGWPF